In Phycisphaerales bacterium, the sequence CCCTCGCGTTGTTGATGAGGATCGAGCCGCGTTTCATCTTCTTGAGGTGGGCGGTGGTGATGAGTTTCCGCGTGGACGGCTCGTCGGGGACGTGGAGCGTGACGACGTCGGCCTCTTTCAGGAGATCGGCGAGCGAGCGGACAGGCCGGGCATTGCCGAGCGCGAGTTTGGGAACGACATCGTGGAAGATCACGCGCATGCCGATCGCCTCGGCGAGGACGGAGACCTGGGCGCCGATATGCCCATAGCCGACGATGCCCAGCGTGCGCCCGCGGACCTCGTGGGCGCCGCTCGCGGACTTGTCCCACGTCCCCGCGTGCATGGCGATGTTCTTGACGGGGATGCGCCGGTGCAGCGCGATGATCTCGGCGAGGGTGAGTTCGGCGACGCTGCGCGTGTTGGAGAAGGGGGAGTTGAAGACCGCGACGCCCGCGCCACGGGCCGAGAGGAGATCGACCTGGTCGGTCCCGATGCAGAAGCACCCGATGGCGAGCAGTCGCGGGGCCGACGCGAGGTGCTCGGCGAGGACGCTGGTCTTGCTGCGGATGCCCAGGACGTGGGCGCTACCGAGGAGCGCGCGGAGTTTCGCGGAGGATGGCGCGCCCGCGATCGTCTCGACGGCGAAGCCCTCGTCTTTCAGGCGATCGACGGCGGCGGCGTGCACGCCCTCGGCGAGAACGACGCGGATCTTGTCTTTGGGGTAGGAGGTTTTCATGCGGATCGTGGGGGAGAGGGAGTTGAGGGCGTTGGCGAGCGAAATCTATCGTGCGGGCGACTCGGAGAGTGGCACGACCTTCTGGATCGGCTCGACGGTGGTGCTGCCGGAGAGTGTCTCGCGGGTCTCGCTCTGGACGACGCCAGACGAGATCAACGCGAGAAGGATGGCGCAGAGCGCGAGGCGGTACCACCCAAAGGGCGTGAGCCCGTGGCGGGTGAGGAAACCGACAAGCCAGCGCACCGCGAGGGCGGCCGAGATCGCGGCGACGACGATCCCCACGACCGAGGGGACGATGCCGAGCGCCTCGAAGACGTTCGGCACGTGCTCCTTGCGCGCGTGGAGAATGTTCTTCGTGAGTTTGTACCCCGTGGCGGCAAGAAGCGTGGGGAGGCCAAGCAGGAAACTGAACTCCGCGGCCTGCCTGGGTTTCAGGCCCACGATC encodes:
- the serA gene encoding phosphoglycerate dehydrogenase, which gives rise to MKTSYPKDKIRVVLAEGVHAAAVDRLKDEGFAVETIAGAPSSAKLRALLGSAHVLGIRSKTSVLAEHLASAPRLLAIGCFCIGTDQVDLLSARGAGVAVFNSPFSNTRSVAELTLAEIIALHRRIPVKNIAMHAGTWDKSASGAHEVRGRTLGIVGYGHIGAQVSVLAEAIGMRVIFHDVVPKLALGNARPVRSLADLLKEADVVTLHVPDEPSTRKLITTAHLKKMKRGSILINNARGAVVDIPAVADAIKSGHLAGAAFDVFPSEPSAKDEPFESELRGLPNVLLTPHIGGSTEEAQEAIGLDVAEKLVRFINVGATTGAVNVPQVDLAEQPTPHPTPVATAGAGTPPPPPPPPRPHRILYFHRNVPGVLGSVHRVIAEVGANISAEHLRTEGDLGYVILDVDPTSGGGKSTKVLEKLREIPETVRLRILW